One genomic window of Cannabis sativa cultivar Pink pepper isolate KNU-18-1 chromosome 2, ASM2916894v1, whole genome shotgun sequence includes the following:
- the LOC115718446 gene encoding delta(12)-oleate desaturase-like produces the protein MGVGSRMLEPKSELKDSKNNNNSPIERAPHTKPPFTLSQIKKAIPPHCFQRSLLRSFFYVFRDLFYVTLFYYLATSYFHLLPHPLPYLAWPLYWIFQGCALFAFGLIGHECGHHAFSDYKWIDDMVGFVIHSAILLPYFSFKYSHRRHHSNTGSINRDEAFVPKTKSQMPWFSKYLNNPLGRVLTLGFLLTIGFPSYLTFNLLGRQYDRFASHYDPYSPIYSNNERLQILISDVGVFITIFVLYQLALARGLSWVMLVYGVPMVLVSGWLVLVTYLQHTHPALPHYDSSEWDWLRGALSTVDRDFGVLNSIFHNISNTHVVHHLFPTIPYYNAVEATKAVKPILGEYYRLDETPIIKAVWREAKECLYVESDDESPLYKGVFWYKNK, from the coding sequence ATGGGAGTTGGTAGTCGAATGCTCGAGCCAAAATCCGAGTTGAAAGATAGTAAGAACAATAATAATAGCCCAATTGAGCGAGCACCACACACTAAACCACCATTCACACTAAGCCAAATCAAGAAAGCCATTCCACCCCATTGCTTCCAACGCTCTCTTCTTCGCTCCTTCTTTTATGTCTTTCGAGACCTTTTCTATGTCACTTTGTTCTACTACTTAGCAACCTCTTACTTCCACCTTCTCCCCCATCCACTCCCATACTTAGCTTGGCCACTTTATTGGATCTTCCAAGGTTGCGCTTTGTTTGCTTTCGGGCTCATTGGTCATGAATGTGGTCACCATGCCTTTAGTGACTACAAATGGATTGATGACATGGTTGGTTTTGTTATCCACTCTGCAATTCTTCTCCCATACTTCTCATTTAAGTATAGTCACCGTCGTCACCATTCAAACACTGGCTCCATTAACCGCGATGAAGCTTTTGTTCCAAAGACGAAATCTCAAATGCCATGGTTCTCCAAATACTTAAACAATCCATTAGGAAGAGTCCTAACCCTTGGTTTTTTATTAACTATTGGTTTCCCTTCATACTTAACTTTCAATTTATTAGGCAGACAATATGACCGTTTCGCTTCTCATTATGATCCCTACTCTCCTATATACTCCAACAATGAAAGGCTTCAAATATTAATTTCCGATGTGGGAGTTTTCATCACCATATTCGTGTTGTACCAACTCGCCTTAGCAAGAGGGTTGAGTTGGGTTATGTTAGTGTATGGGGTACCAATGGTATTAGTAAGTGGTTGGCTTGTTTTGGTCACTTACTTACAACACACTCACCCTGCATTGCCTCACTATGACTCGTCCGAATGGGATTGGTTGAGAGGTGCTTTGTCGACAGTTGATCGAGACTTTGGAGTGCTCAATAGTATTTTTCATAACATTTCAAACACTCATGTTGTCCACCATTTATTCCCCACAATACCATATTACAATGCAGTTGAAGCAACTAAAGCTGTGAAGCCAATATTAGGAGAGTATTATCGTTTAGATGAGACTCCAATAATTAAAGCTGTGTGGAGAGAGGCAAAAGagtgtctctatgttgagagtGATGATGAGTCTCCTCTTTACAAAGGTGTTTTTTGGTATAAGAACAAGTAG
- the LOC115719000 gene encoding delta(12)-fatty-acid desaturase FAD2 → MGAGGRMPEAKSELNGSKNKNSLIERVPHTKPPFTLSEIKKAIPPHCFKRSLFRSFACVFHDLFFASLFYYVATSYFHLIPKPISYIAWPIYWIFQGCILTGVWVIAHECGHHAFSDHQWVDDTVGLILHSALLVPYFSWKYSHRRHHSNTGSIDRDEVFVPKPKSQVSPFAKYLNNPPGRVLSLFVTLTLGWPLYLAFNVSGRPYDRFACHYDPYGPIYSNRERLQIFISDIGIFIATFALYHLVSAKGLGWVVLVYGVPLLIVNGFLVLITYLQHTHPALPHYDSSEWDWLRGALSTVDRDYGILNRVFHNITDTHVVHHLFSTMPHYNAMEATKAVKPILGEYYRLDDTPIVKAMWREAKECLYVEQDDDSPSNKGVFWYKNKF, encoded by the coding sequence ATGGGAGCCGGTGGCCGAATGCCCGAGGCGAAATCCGAGTTGAATGGTAGTAAGAATAAGAATAGCCTAATTGAGAGAGTACCACACACCAAACCACCATTCACATTAAGCGAAATCAAGAAAGCGATTCCGCCCCATTGCTTTAAACGCTCTCTTTTTCGCTCTTTTGCTTGTGTCTTTCACGACCTTTTTTTCGCGTCATTGTTTTACTATGTTGCAACCTCTTACTTTCACCTTATCCCGAAACCAATTTCATACATTGCTTGGCCAATTTATTGGATTTTCCAAGGTTGTATTTTAACCGGGGTTTGGGTCATCGCTCATGAGTGTGGTCACCACGCTTTTAGTGACCACCAGTGGGTGGATGACACCGTTGGTCTCATCCTCCACTCTGCTCTTCTTGTCCCATACTTTTCATGGAAGTATAGTCACCGTCGCCACCACTCAAACACGGGGTCCATTGATCGCGACGAAGTGTTTGTACCAAAACCAAAATCACAAGTGTCACCATTCGCCAAATACTTAAACAATCCACCCGGAAGAGTCCTAAGCCTTTTTGTTACCCTAACACTCGGTTGGCCTTTGTACTTAGCTTTCAATGTATCAGGCAGACCATATGACCGTTTCGCTTGTCATTATGATCCCTATGGCCCAATCTACTCAAACCGCGAAAGGTTACAAATATTCATCTCGGACATAGGGATTTTCATTGCCACATTCGCGCTATACCACCTTGTCTCGGCCAAAGGGTTAGGTTGGGTTGTGTTAGTGTATGGGGTGCCTTTGTTAATAGTAAATGGCTTCCTTGTTTTGATCACCTACTTGCAACACACTCACCCTGCATTGCCTCACTATGACTCGTCCGAATGGGATTGGTTGAGAGGAGCATTGTCAACCGTTGATCGAGACTATGGAATTCTCAATAGGGTTTTTCACAACATTACTGACACTCATGTTGTGCACCATTTATTCTCAACAATGCCACATTACAATGCAATGGAAGCAACCAAAGCTGTGAAGCCAATATTAGGCGAGTACTACCGTTTAGATGACACTCCAATTGTTAAGGCTATGTGGAGAGAAGCTAAAGAGTGTCTCTATGTTGAGCAAGATGATGATTCTCCATCTAACAAAGGTGTTTTTTGGTACAAAAACAAGTTTTAG